GACAAAAATCGGCGGACAACTCGTCCATTTCGTCTCAAAATAACAATTAACTCCTGTTTAGTTGTGCTTGGAAGAATTTCGTCAAGTACGGGGATAGAAAAATCATTTAGTTTCAATGGGAACAAGCAAAAGGAGAGAAGAATTTCGGgtattttttcctctattttcctttttttctaataaattcTACACATTACCTTTGGTCGACACCTCTTCTTACTTTCACAGTAAACTGTTGTGCACATCCAGGAAATAACCAGAACTGCTTTGAAAGTCCACATCGTTTCCAATCTGTACAATAAACTACTGTAAACTCTTCCAGACACATTCTACACTGACCAATCTATGGATATTGATCGACaaaggataagaaaaaatggagagatgaccaaaaaagtggagaaaactACAATAGAACGAAATTCGAGAGACATGAGGGAATGAAACCCTTTGGTTTTCTTAACTACATATGAAGTAACTTGAccgggacttttttttttgaaataatgttttttttttcataaataaaaactGTTTTGCAATATATAGGGTTGTGTTGAACATAAAATTGTCGGACATGAATCTTTGGCTTTTGTACTCCT
This is a stretch of genomic DNA from Necator americanus strain Aroian chromosome II, whole genome shotgun sequence. It encodes these proteins:
- a CDS encoding hypothetical protein (NECATOR_CHRII.G4690.T1) is translated as MSENSLKGKTPTEDEDFKFCVAQLFAKKDQKFYGRRIMRLPERWQKIIEQIVLGRISSSTGIEKSFSFNGNKQKERRISDTFYTDQSMDIDRQRIRKNGEMTKKVEKTTIERNSRDMRE